A region of Carnobacterium gallinarum DSM 4847 DNA encodes the following proteins:
- a CDS encoding DUF4097 family beta strand repeat-containing protein → MKTKKLKIVVLIGICMLVIGGIGAAITYPQVIATTNLNISKTIKADSIKKVHINGKSTEVNLEQSSDDKIHVKINGTSMAADKFAIQTKQTGNQLNITLKTKKPGYNNFVFFINEERQTVTLSLPKSVDSANIQTTWGQVNSYGFTGKDLAIETKSGEINLMNLTLDTLTTTVNSGEITLEKSEIKETKMSADAGEINIGELIGENANLTTITGEINLLKIATTNLNATTSAGSIKLKNKTIDQNIDLQTKFGDVLLLTENKPSNAIISAKTSLGDSSIFNNQEKNTETFGKGKNSINVSATGGKATVTTGTFADEDYNDFYDFNESE, encoded by the coding sequence ATGAAAACTAAAAAACTAAAAATAGTTGTGTTAATAGGTATCTGCATGCTAGTTATTGGTGGCATTGGAGCAGCAATTACCTATCCACAAGTAATTGCAACAACAAATTTAAATATCAGTAAAACAATCAAGGCTGATTCAATCAAAAAAGTCCATATTAACGGAAAATCAACAGAAGTCAATCTAGAACAATCATCAGATGATAAAATTCATGTCAAGATAAATGGTACATCTATGGCAGCAGATAAATTCGCTATTCAAACCAAACAAACTGGTAATCAACTTAATATTACATTAAAAACTAAAAAACCAGGTTATAATAACTTTGTATTCTTTATTAATGAAGAACGACAAACGGTTACTCTTTCTCTTCCAAAAAGTGTAGATAGTGCCAATATCCAAACAACTTGGGGGCAAGTTAACAGTTACGGATTCACTGGGAAGGATTTGGCTATAGAAACAAAATCCGGAGAAATTAATTTAATGAACTTAACCTTAGACACATTAACGACAACCGTCAATAGTGGAGAAATCACTCTTGAAAAATCTGAAATTAAAGAAACAAAAATGAGTGCTGATGCTGGTGAAATCAATATCGGCGAATTAATTGGTGAAAATGCCAATTTAACTACCATAACGGGTGAAATTAATTTATTAAAAATTGCTACTACTAATTTAAACGCTACAACTAGTGCTGGAAGCATCAAATTAAAAAATAAAACAATTGATCAAAATATCGATTTACAAACAAAATTCGGTGATGTTCTATTACTGACTGAAAATAAACCTAGCAATGCTATTATTTCTGCAAAAACAAGCTTAGGTGACTCCAGCATTTTTAATAATCAAGAAAAAAATACTGAAACATTTGGCAAAGGTAAAAATAGTATTAATGTAAGTGCCACTGGTGGTAAAGCAACTGTTACAACAGGGACCTTCGCAGATGAAGATTACAATGATTTCTATGATTTTAATGAGTCAGAATAA
- a CDS encoding phosphatase PAP2 family protein — MTKSIEQQTNPLNKNWLLLSFISFIGFATFATALLTKAQWLQSFDQQGTAFLRGTITSGKSAFFIPITEFGSTLLLIFMTVIVSFFLIGVKKDWGNGLWLIFNLAIGSGLINVLVKHIFLRPRPTIQHLVQQGGYSFPSGHSMGAMIFYSSLAYIFIHYIQSKPLKVLIWTVAIFLILSVGLSRIYVGVHFPSDVVAGYCLALTWMFVSIAYYPKFKQKIAK; from the coding sequence ATGACAAAATCAATTGAACAACAGACAAACCCATTAAACAAGAACTGGTTATTACTAAGTTTCATAAGTTTTATTGGTTTTGCAACTTTTGCAACCGCGCTACTTACTAAAGCACAATGGTTACAAAGTTTTGATCAACAAGGGACAGCATTTCTTCGTGGAACAATTACTTCTGGAAAATCAGCTTTTTTTATTCCTATAACAGAATTTGGTAGTACGCTACTGTTAATTTTCATGACAGTTATTGTCAGTTTTTTCTTAATAGGGGTAAAAAAAGACTGGGGCAACGGACTTTGGTTGATTTTTAATTTAGCTATTGGTTCTGGATTGATTAATGTTCTTGTAAAGCATATCTTTTTACGACCACGTCCAACCATTCAACATCTTGTCCAACAAGGGGGATACAGTTTTCCAAGTGGACATTCTATGGGGGCTATGATTTTCTATTCAAGTCTGGCTTATATTTTTATTCACTATATCCAATCTAAACCATTGAAAGTCTTGATTTGGACTGTTGCTATCTTCCTGATTTTGTCTGTAGGCTTAAGCCGAATCTATGTCGGCGTTCATTTTCCAAGTGATGTCGTTGCCGGCTACTGCTTAGCACTAACATGGATGTTCGTAAGTATTGCTTACTATCCTAAATTTAAGCAAAAAATAGCTAAATAA
- a CDS encoding MDR family MFS transporter: protein MSRKTKLPRDLWIVAIGMVLLYTGLSFIWPFNMLYMTKNLGMSVTDAGTVLLVNSGIGIIGSVIGGIIFDRVSGYVSLAIGTVILIITTGSLFLFHGHPAFIYNIWAISIAMGMVFAGLYTAAGLTHPDGGRTGFNTIYVAQNIGVAVGPFLAGILAKDGLGNVYTGSFVFALIYGLFFFIYFRKIDWYSDRVEVETKHQQKGKAREKATKLGLISFGLLLLVYLFCQLPHVQWQSNLSVYMTAEKGVTVAEYGNLWSINGALILVGQVVIIPVVSRFKEKLSWQIYIGIGLFFCSFLFAMQATNYAGFLLGMILLTLGEMFAWPAIPTIAYDLAPMGQAGLYQGLVNGIATAARMLAPFLGALVVTSFGGMASLFICVFILLALAIVLLIMQQKTQKLIGKE from the coding sequence GTGAGTAGGAAGACAAAATTACCAAGAGATTTGTGGATTGTTGCAATCGGAATGGTGTTACTTTATACAGGGCTATCGTTTATCTGGCCTTTTAATATGTTGTATATGACCAAAAATCTAGGAATGTCTGTTACAGATGCAGGTACGGTTTTATTGGTAAATTCAGGCATTGGAATTATTGGAAGTGTCATTGGTGGGATTATTTTTGATCGTGTTTCTGGTTATGTTTCGTTAGCGATTGGAACAGTTATTTTAATCATTACAACAGGATCGTTGTTTTTATTTCATGGACATCCAGCGTTTATTTATAATATCTGGGCGATTAGTATTGCGATGGGGATGGTTTTTGCTGGATTGTATACAGCAGCAGGTTTGACGCATCCAGATGGTGGTAGAACAGGTTTTAATACTATTTATGTAGCACAAAATATTGGTGTGGCAGTTGGCCCGTTTCTAGCCGGTATTTTAGCTAAAGATGGACTAGGCAATGTATATACAGGTTCATTTGTATTTGCACTTATTTACGGGCTTTTCTTTTTTATTTATTTTAGAAAGATTGATTGGTATTCTGATCGTGTTGAGGTAGAAACGAAGCATCAACAAAAAGGGAAAGCTCGTGAGAAGGCAACTAAACTAGGATTAATCTCATTTGGTTTGTTATTGTTGGTTTATTTATTCTGTCAGTTGCCTCATGTTCAATGGCAATCGAATTTATCTGTCTACATGACGGCTGAAAAAGGGGTAACGGTAGCTGAGTATGGTAATTTATGGAGTATTAATGGTGCCTTGATTTTAGTAGGACAAGTTGTGATTATTCCTGTGGTATCGCGTTTTAAAGAAAAATTAAGCTGGCAAATTTATATTGGAATTGGTTTGTTTTTCTGTTCGTTCTTATTTGCGATGCAAGCAACGAATTATGCAGGATTCTTGTTAGGGATGATTTTATTAACCTTAGGTGAAATGTTTGCTTGGCCTGCGATTCCAACGATTGCGTATGATTTAGCTCCAATGGGGCAGGCAGGATTGTATCAAGGTTTAGTAAATGGAATTGCAACAGCGGCTAGAATGTTGGCTCCTTTTTTAGGCGCTTTAGTTGTAACTAGTTTTGGTGGAATGGCTAGCTTGTTCATTTGTGTATTTATTTTATTAGCCTTGGCGATTGTTTTGCTAATTATGCAACAAAAAACACAAAAATTAATAGGGAAAGAGTAA
- a CDS encoding DUF1700 domain-containing protein — protein sequence MNKEHFMIELKLSLRDLSEDERQTVMEDYLEHFENGLLEGKTEEQIAKELGQPRQLAKEILANYGIESKVKSPEFSQGDWVAFENEKSTYEELYTKPRRHNTNSPLMTVFKFIGLAFFNLVVVLGPAIAIFSCVLAGLFIGGAFTLLPLVGIYTIITGFSVVALFQLSMSILFAGAGILLLAAMYPLSKLLCKLTKIYILWNVRTIFGGSYNEN from the coding sequence ATGAATAAAGAACATTTTATGATTGAATTAAAACTAAGTTTACGCGATTTATCAGAAGACGAACGTCAAACAGTAATGGAAGATTATTTAGAACATTTTGAAAATGGCTTACTAGAAGGTAAAACTGAGGAACAAATTGCTAAAGAATTAGGGCAACCACGTCAGTTAGCCAAAGAAATTTTAGCCAACTACGGCATTGAATCTAAAGTAAAATCACCTGAGTTTAGTCAAGGAGATTGGGTTGCTTTTGAAAATGAAAAGAGCACCTATGAAGAACTCTATACAAAACCACGTCGGCACAATACCAATAGTCCACTAATGACAGTATTTAAATTTATTGGTTTAGCCTTCTTTAATCTCGTGGTTGTATTAGGACCGGCAATTGCAATTTTTTCATGTGTTTTAGCTGGCTTATTTATCGGTGGTGCATTCACGTTACTACCTTTAGTTGGTATTTATACAATCATTACAGGCTTCTCAGTTGTCGCTTTATTCCAATTATCTATGAGTATTTTATTTGCTGGAGCTGGAATCTTATTACTAGCTGCCATGTATCCATTAAGCAAATTACTATGTAAATTAACTAAAATCTATATACTTTGGAATGTTCGTACAATCTTTGGAGGTTCATACAATGAAAACTAA
- a CDS encoding PadR family transcriptional regulator — protein MYRTNLYKKAGEKMNPQFKKGVLEICVLVILEKKDCYGYELIEKISKHIKISEGTIYPLLHKLTTEGFCITYLQESAEGPSRKYYQLTESGVEYLRKNLIEWKAFTKSVDTIIELGDEENHE, from the coding sequence ATGTATCGAACAAACCTTTACAAAAAAGCAGGTGAAAAAATGAACCCACAATTTAAAAAAGGTGTATTAGAAATTTGTGTTTTAGTTATTCTTGAAAAGAAAGATTGTTATGGGTATGAATTAATTGAAAAGATTTCTAAACATATTAAAATTTCAGAAGGAACGATTTATCCATTGTTACACAAATTAACAACTGAAGGATTTTGTATTACTTATTTACAAGAATCAGCTGAAGGGCCCAGTCGAAAATACTACCAACTGACAGAAAGTGGCGTTGAGTATTTAAGAAAGAATTTAATCGAATGGAAAGCTTTTACTAAAAGTGTTGATACTATTATTGAATTAGGAGATGAAGAAAACCATGAATAA
- a CDS encoding muramidase family protein, with the protein MEKSRKERIVAKRNAKRMEQFKESNVVVKKGLAFVSTTLIMGSLSLPTFSAVASANEMATTSQKKIEGSTQETPVEGSQVAVEPANTTSESQSSTVDSSVDSSLASSEDSSNQVVDSSEETSEVPEVEAPASETPVSETPVSETTETSEEPLSKEEVVSQDITEIQAPEANYATATSMMMSRSSAPQAFVSQIAESARTIANSNDLYASVMIAQAILESGWGNSALASSPNFNLFGIKGNYNGQSVAMKTLEDDGRGNYYEIIAYFRKYPSYHQSLQDYAAVIKNGPSWNSNYYSGAWKSNTSSYRDATAYLQGRYATDTSYASKLNSVIEVNNLTQYDTAGSGGGNVTPDPTPTPDPTPTPDPGNGNSSTYTVKSGDTLWGIANKNGISVANLKAWNKLTSDNIFVGQKLVIKGGTTTPTPDPTPKPDPTPTPDPTPGTDATYTVKSGDSLWVIANKNGVSVANLKAWNKLTSDMIFVGQKLIIKGGTTTPAPNPTPAPTPTPGTGTTYTVKSGDSLWAIANKNGVSVANLKAWNKLTSDNIYVGQKLVIKGGTTTPAPNPTPTPTPNPGTGTGSSYTVKSGDSLWAIANKNGVTIANLKAWNNLQSDVIFVGQKLVIKGGTSTPAPNPAPTPTPNPGTGTGSSYTVKSGDSLWVIANKNGVTIANLKTWNNLKSDMIFVGQKLVIKGGSTSSSNSNTTTSPTSSKSYKVVAGDSLWLIASKHNTTVANLKSLNNLKSDIILVGQTLVVAK; encoded by the coding sequence TTGGAAAAATCGAGAAAAGAACGCATTGTAGCTAAAAGAAATGCTAAGAGAATGGAACAGTTTAAGGAAAGCAATGTTGTAGTTAAGAAGGGACTTGCTTTTGTTAGTACTACCTTGATCATGGGATCTTTAAGCTTGCCTACTTTTTCGGCTGTAGCCAGTGCAAATGAAATGGCAACAACTAGCCAAAAGAAAATTGAAGGATCAACTCAAGAAACTCCTGTTGAAGGCAGTCAAGTAGCAGTTGAACCAGCGAATACTACTAGTGAAAGTCAATCATCAACAGTAGATAGTAGTGTTGATAGTTCACTAGCTAGTAGCGAAGATTCAAGTAATCAAGTAGTTGATTCAAGTGAAGAAACATCTGAAGTACCAGAAGTAGAAGCGCCTGCATCTGAAACTCCAGTATCAGAAACTCCAGTATCAGAAACAACTGAAACAAGCGAAGAACCTTTATCAAAAGAAGAGGTTGTTAGTCAAGATATTACTGAAATACAAGCACCAGAAGCAAATTATGCTACAGCAACATCAATGATGATGTCACGTAGTTCAGCACCACAAGCTTTTGTGTCGCAAATTGCAGAATCAGCACGTACAATTGCGAATTCTAATGATTTGTATGCATCAGTTATGATTGCACAAGCAATTCTTGAAAGTGGTTGGGGAAATAGTGCATTAGCCTCTTCTCCTAACTTTAATTTATTTGGTATTAAAGGAAATTATAATGGCCAATCAGTGGCGATGAAAACGTTAGAAGATGATGGTAGAGGAAATTATTATGAAATTATTGCTTATTTCAGAAAATATCCTTCTTATCACCAATCTCTACAAGACTATGCAGCTGTAATAAAAAATGGACCTAGCTGGAATTCAAACTACTATTCAGGTGCTTGGAAAAGCAATACGTCTTCTTATCGTGATGCAACTGCATACTTACAAGGACGTTATGCAACAGATACTTCTTATGCATCTAAACTAAATAGTGTTATTGAAGTAAATAATTTAACTCAATATGATACTGCTGGTTCAGGTGGCGGAAATGTTACACCTGATCCTACTCCAACGCCAGACCCAACGCCTACACCGGATCCAGGAAATGGCAATTCAAGTACGTATACAGTTAAATCAGGTGATACACTATGGGGAATTGCGAATAAAAATGGTATAAGTGTAGCAAATCTGAAAGCTTGGAATAAATTAACGTCAGATAATATCTTTGTCGGACAAAAATTAGTGATTAAAGGTGGTACAACAACGCCAACTCCTGATCCGACACCAAAACCAGATCCAACACCTACTCCAGACCCAACGCCAGGAACTGATGCGACTTATACAGTTAAATCAGGTGATTCATTGTGGGTGATTGCCAATAAAAATGGTGTAAGTGTAGCGAATCTGAAAGCTTGGAATAAGTTAACATCAGATATGATTTTTGTTGGACAAAAGCTAATTATTAAAGGTGGTACAACAACTCCAGCTCCTAATCCAACTCCAGCTCCAACACCGACACCAGGAACGGGTACAACTTATACAGTTAAGTCAGGTGATTCATTATGGGCAATTGCCAATAAAAATGGTGTGAGTGTCGCGAATTTGAAAGCTTGGAATAAATTAACATCAGATAACATCTACGTTGGACAAAAGTTAGTGATTAAAGGTGGTACAACAACACCTGCACCAAATCCAACGCCGACACCTACTCCAAATCCAGGAACAGGTACGGGATCAAGCTACACAGTTAAATCAGGTGATTCATTATGGGCAATTGCCAATAAAAATGGAGTAACAATTGCAAATCTAAAAGCTTGGAATAATTTGCAGTCAGATGTCATCTTTGTTGGGCAAAAGTTAGTGATTAAAGGTGGAACTTCAACACCTGCACCAAATCCAGCTCCAACACCTACTCCAAACCCAGGAACAGGTACGGGATCAAGTTATACAGTTAAATCAGGTGATTCATTATGGGTGATTGCCAATAAAAATGGAGTAACAATTGCAAATCTTAAAACTTGGAACAATTTAAAATCAGATATGATTTTTGTTGGACAAAAATTAGTGATTAAAGGTGGTTCAACATCATCTTCTAATTCAAATACAACAACAAGTCCAACTTCAAGTAAAAGCTATAAAGTTGTTGCTGGTGATTCATTATGGTTAATTGCAAGCAAGCATAATACAACAGTAGCCAATTTAAAATCATTAAATAATTTAAAATCAGATATCATTTTAGTTGGTCAAACATTAGTTGTAGCTAAATAA